One window of Cellulomonas shaoxiangyii genomic DNA carries:
- a CDS encoding AI-2E family transporter, producing MADVSGTNSSRPRAGAVSPVARRVAGGRRNPHVVGTEETAPRWLRRSAGISWRLLVVVAAIVLVFYATSRVQLLFVAVFLALVFTAVLRPLVDVMARVMPRGLATALALLGGILFFLGMLTYVAYSIATQWNDLARQFETGIGQITDFLESGALPFTITNDQIVDAIDDGVAWVREHAGDIATQAAAGAGSVAIAFTAIALAIFCTVFFLARGTQMWTWFLNQLPARVRESWVTAGGAGWYTFSGYTRGTVLIALADGILAFVLLSVLRVPLAAPLAVLVLIGAFIPLIGAPAAMVVAMIVALAANGLWGAVAVGVGIALIGQLEGHVLQPLIMGKQVSLHPVVVALAVTAGTLVAGILGAVISVPLVAVAWAVYSHLRTLDPPMDEEGVTEPEDDEDDDEDMPPVVGTSVTAPPVA from the coding sequence ATGGCGGACGTGAGCGGCACGAACTCGTCCCGTCCCCGCGCCGGCGCGGTGAGCCCCGTCGCGCGCCGCGTCGCCGGCGGTCGGCGCAACCCGCACGTCGTCGGCACGGAGGAGACCGCGCCGCGCTGGCTGCGCCGGTCGGCCGGGATCTCGTGGCGCCTGCTCGTGGTCGTCGCCGCGATCGTGCTCGTCTTCTACGCGACGTCGCGGGTGCAGCTGCTGTTCGTCGCCGTGTTCCTCGCGCTGGTCTTCACCGCCGTGCTGCGCCCGCTGGTGGACGTGATGGCCCGCGTGATGCCGCGCGGGCTCGCGACGGCGCTCGCGCTGCTCGGGGGGATCCTCTTCTTCCTCGGCATGCTCACGTACGTCGCCTACTCGATCGCCACGCAGTGGAACGACCTCGCGCGGCAGTTCGAGACGGGCATCGGGCAGATCACCGACTTCCTCGAGAGCGGCGCGCTGCCGTTCACCATCACCAACGACCAGATCGTCGACGCGATCGACGACGGGGTCGCCTGGGTGCGGGAGCACGCCGGTGACATCGCGACGCAGGCGGCCGCCGGCGCCGGGTCGGTGGCCATCGCGTTCACGGCGATCGCCCTCGCGATCTTCTGCACGGTCTTCTTCCTCGCGCGCGGCACGCAGATGTGGACGTGGTTCCTCAACCAGCTGCCCGCACGGGTGCGGGAGTCGTGGGTCACCGCCGGCGGCGCCGGCTGGTACACGTTCTCCGGGTACACGCGCGGGACCGTCCTCATCGCTCTCGCCGACGGGATCCTCGCGTTCGTGCTGCTGAGCGTCCTGCGCGTCCCGCTCGCGGCGCCGCTGGCGGTGCTCGTGCTCATCGGCGCGTTCATCCCGCTCATCGGCGCACCGGCCGCGATGGTCGTCGCGATGATCGTGGCGCTCGCCGCGAACGGGCTGTGGGGCGCGGTGGCGGTCGGCGTGGGCATCGCCCTCATCGGCCAGCTCGAGGGGCACGTGCTGCAGCCGCTCATCATGGGCAAGCAGGTGTCGCTGCACCCGGTGGTCGTCGCGCTCGCCGTCACCGCGGGCACGCTCGTGGCCGGGATCCTGGGCGCCGTCATCTCGGTGCCCCTCGTCGCCGTCGCGTGGGCGGTGTACTCCCACCTGCGCACGCTGGACCCGCCGATGGACGAGGAGGGCGTGACCGAGCCCGAGGACGACGAGGACGACGACGAGGACATGCCGCCCGTCGTGGGCACGTCGGTCACCGCTCCCCCGGTCGCCTGA
- a CDS encoding phosphatase PAP2 family protein: MDGRDPGAPTAARAAGAVPRAPDAPAGPPWPRLRRVLRGAGASLLLAAPVVAIAVAVRGESSYLHGLDVRAVAGVTDLTRAEPALHAALLGWQEVTQPGWLVLAGAGVCLWAARRHGLGSRALWGVVTMLAAWGTSTVVKQLVQRARPALEDPLAHASGFSFPSGHAVGAAAVGAVLTTVLWPLLGRRARVLVATAAAAVAVLTAADRVLLGVHHPSDVVAGLLLGCAVTAGSWFGRSAAPPPARADGGVPADGS; encoded by the coding sequence ATGGACGGTCGCGACCCGGGTGCCCCGACCGCTGCGCGGGCGGCCGGGGCCGTGCCCCGCGCACCCGACGCGCCTGCGGGCCCGCCGTGGCCGCGCCTGCGCCGCGTGCTCCGGGGTGCCGGGGCGTCCCTGCTGCTCGCGGCGCCCGTCGTCGCGATCGCCGTCGCCGTGCGCGGGGAGTCGTCGTACCTCCACGGCCTCGACGTGCGCGCGGTGGCGGGCGTGACGGACCTGACGCGTGCCGAGCCGGCCCTGCACGCCGCGCTGCTCGGGTGGCAGGAGGTCACGCAGCCGGGCTGGCTCGTCCTCGCGGGGGCCGGCGTCTGCCTGTGGGCGGCGCGCCGGCACGGGTTGGGGTCGCGGGCGCTCTGGGGCGTGGTGACGATGCTGGCGGCGTGGGGCACGTCGACGGTCGTGAAGCAGCTCGTGCAGCGCGCCCGCCCCGCGCTCGAGGACCCGTTGGCGCACGCGTCGGGCTTCAGCTTTCCCTCGGGGCACGCGGTCGGCGCGGCCGCGGTGGGTGCCGTCCTGACGACCGTCCTGTGGCCGCTGCTCGGCCGCCGCGCGCGCGTCCTCGTCGCGACCGCGGCAGCGGCAGTCGCCGTCCTCACCGCCGCCGACCGCGTGCTGCTCGGCGTCCACCACCCGTCGGACGTGGTGGCGGGGCTGCTCCTCGGGTGCGCCGTCACGGCGGGCTCCTGGTTCGGCCGCTCGGCGGCGCCGCCGCCCGCGCGCGCCGACGGGGGCGTGCCGGCCGACGGCTCCTGA
- a CDS encoding helix-turn-helix domain-containing protein: MPHDVVAHVPARRRPTAWRRTIGALLRREREVQGLRLTDVAVRARLSPQYLSEVERGLKEPSSEVLAALTEALGLTLVDLAQGIVDALGVPAARDRGGRPVLALTSSPDGWGRSGAVAVPSVPTGGPVLRAA, from the coding sequence ATGCCGCACGACGTCGTCGCCCACGTCCCGGCCCGCCGGCGCCCCACGGCGTGGCGGCGGACCATCGGCGCGCTGCTGCGCCGCGAGCGGGAGGTGCAGGGCCTGCGGCTCACCGACGTGGCGGTGCGCGCGAGGCTCTCGCCGCAGTACCTGTCGGAGGTCGAGCGCGGGCTCAAGGAGCCGTCGTCGGAGGTGCTCGCGGCGCTGACGGAGGCGCTCGGCCTCACGCTCGTCGACCTCGCGCAGGGCATCGTCGACGCCCTCGGGGTGCCGGCGGCGCGGGACCGCGGCGGGCGGCCGGTGCTCGCGCTGACGTCGTCGCCGGACGGCTGGGGACGGTCGGGCGCGGTCGCGGTGCCGTCCGTGCCGACCGGCGGGCCGGTGCTCCGCGCCGCCTGA
- a CDS encoding ClpP family protease, with the protein MSTYTVPYVTERRAGVERTLDIFSRLLSERIVYLGTEIDDGVANVLVAQLLHLESESELPIQLYVNSPGGSTSAMLAVYDAMQYVRAPVATTCVGQAGGPAAVLLAGGAAGRRGVLTHGRVVLHQPATRGQGTIPDLILAADEILRVRGQLEEVLARHTGKDVETLRHDTDRDLVLTAEQAVAYGLADEVLTARPR; encoded by the coding sequence GTGAGCACCTACACCGTGCCCTACGTGACCGAGCGACGGGCGGGCGTCGAGCGGACCCTCGACATCTTCAGCCGGCTGCTGTCCGAGCGGATCGTCTACCTCGGCACCGAGATCGACGACGGCGTCGCGAACGTCCTCGTCGCCCAGCTCCTGCACCTGGAGTCCGAGAGCGAGCTGCCGATCCAGCTGTACGTCAACTCCCCCGGCGGCTCGACGTCGGCCATGCTCGCCGTCTACGACGCCATGCAGTACGTGCGCGCCCCGGTCGCGACGACGTGCGTCGGGCAGGCGGGCGGCCCGGCCGCGGTCCTGCTCGCGGGCGGCGCCGCCGGCCGCCGCGGGGTCCTCACGCACGGCCGGGTCGTGCTGCACCAGCCCGCGACACGGGGCCAGGGCACCATCCCGGACCTCATCCTGGCCGCCGACGAGATCCTGCGCGTGCGCGGGCAGCTCGAGGAGGTGCTCGCCCGGCACACCGGCAAGGACGTCGAGACGCTGCGCCACGACACCGACCGCGACCTCGTGCTCACCGCGGAGCAGGCGGTCGCGTACGGGCTGGCCGACGAGGTGCTGACCGCCCGGCCGCGCTGA
- a CDS encoding ClpP family protease: MTTQTPTRSYDDELLARLAYERIVVLSTALDEHNGHRIAAQLLLLSTEDPRTDVTLWISSPGGSVPAMLEIHDVMRMIPNDVRTVAAGMAASAGQFLLSAGTPGKRYALPHARVLLHQGSAGIGGTAVDVELQADDLRHTRDTVLGLVAQHTGQPVERIREDSLRDRWFSAEEARAYGFVDAVVGSLADVRPTAGAAPRVGVRP; encoded by the coding sequence ATGACCACGCAGACACCCACCCGGTCCTACGACGACGAGCTGCTCGCGCGGCTCGCGTACGAGCGCATCGTCGTGCTGAGCACGGCGCTCGACGAGCACAACGGGCACCGCATCGCCGCCCAGCTGCTCCTGCTGTCCACCGAGGACCCGCGCACCGACGTCACGCTGTGGATCAGCTCGCCCGGGGGGTCGGTCCCGGCCATGCTCGAGATCCACGACGTCATGCGCATGATCCCCAACGACGTGCGCACCGTCGCCGCCGGCATGGCCGCGAGCGCGGGGCAGTTCCTGCTCTCGGCCGGCACGCCCGGCAAGCGGTACGCGCTGCCGCACGCGCGCGTCCTGCTGCACCAGGGCTCCGCCGGCATCGGCGGCACCGCGGTCGACGTCGAGCTGCAGGCGGACGACCTGCGGCACACGCGGGACACCGTGCTCGGGCTGGTGGCGCAGCACACCGGTCAGCCGGTCGAGCGGATCCGGGAGGACTCGCTGCGGGACCGGTGGTTCAGCGCCGAGGAGGCCCGCGCGTACGGGTTCGTCGACGCGGTCGTCGGATCCCTGGCCGACGTGCGGCCGACGGCGGGCGCCGCCCCGCGCGTGGGGGTCCGGCCGTGA
- a CDS encoding alpha/beta fold hydrolase, which translates to MSTASAPETVSTTSVGDTGAPVVFLHGLFGQGRNFTQVAKALQPQFRALLVDLPNHGRSAWTDRFDYVQTADLVAAHLRTGFAADGPVHVVGHSMGGKVAMVLALRHPDLVDRLVVADIAPASGGSLGEFAHLLDSLAAIDLTTVTRRGEADERLAERVADARVRGFLLQNLRADGDGFRWQANLDLLRRDLPTIGGFPDPGDATFDHPVLWVAGDRSDYVRPEHGPVMRGLFPRTTLVTLKGAGHWVHSEQPEAFVSALRTFLGAPDR; encoded by the coding sequence GTGAGCACCGCGTCCGCCCCCGAGACCGTCAGCACGACGAGCGTGGGGGACACCGGCGCACCGGTCGTCTTCCTGCACGGGCTGTTCGGGCAGGGCCGCAACTTCACGCAGGTTGCCAAGGCGCTGCAGCCGCAGTTCCGCGCCCTGCTGGTGGATCTGCCCAACCACGGGCGGTCGGCGTGGACCGACCGCTTCGACTACGTGCAGACGGCTGACCTCGTCGCGGCGCACCTGCGCACCGGGTTCGCCGCGGACGGGCCCGTGCACGTCGTCGGCCACTCGATGGGCGGCAAGGTCGCGATGGTCCTGGCGCTGCGCCACCCGGACCTCGTGGACCGGCTCGTCGTCGCGGACATCGCCCCGGCCTCGGGCGGGTCCCTGGGGGAGTTCGCGCACCTGCTGGACAGCCTCGCGGCGATCGACCTGACGACGGTGACCCGGCGCGGCGAGGCGGACGAGCGGCTGGCGGAGCGCGTCGCAGACGCACGCGTGCGCGGGTTCCTCCTGCAGAACCTGCGGGCCGACGGCGACGGCTTCCGCTGGCAGGCGAACCTCGACCTGCTGCGCCGCGACCTGCCGACGATCGGCGGGTTCCCCGACCCCGGCGACGCGACCTTCGACCACCCGGTGCTGTGGGTCGCGGGGGACCGCTCGGACTACGTGCGCCCCGAGCACGGCCCGGTCATGCGAGGGCTGTTCCCCCGCACGACGCTGGTCACGCTCAAGGGCGCGGGGCACTGGGTGCACTCCGAGCAGCCCGAGGCGTTCGTCTCGGCGCTGCGCACGTTCCTCGGCGCACCGGACCGCTGA